In a genomic window of Callithrix jacchus isolate 240 chromosome 22, calJac240_pri, whole genome shotgun sequence:
- the DAZAP1 gene encoding DAZ-associated protein 1 isoform X4, with the protein MNNSGADEIGKLFVGGLDWSTTQETLRSYFSQYGEVVDCVIMKDKTTNQSRGFGFVKFKDPNCVGTVLASRPHTLDGRNIDPKPCTPRGMQPERTRPKEGWKGPRSDNSKSNKIFVGGIPHNCGETELREYFKKFGVVTEVVMIYDAEKQRPRGFGFITFEDEQSVDQAVNMHFHDIMGKKVEVKRAEPRDSKSQPPGQPGASQWGSRVVPSAANGWAGQPPPTWQQGYGPQGMWVPAGQAIGGYGPPPAGRGAPPPPPPFTSYIVSTPPGGFPPPQGFPQGYGAPPQFSFGYGPPPPPPDQFAPPGVPPPPATPGAAPLAFPPPPSQAAPDMSKPPTAQPDFPYGQYGYGQDLSGFGQGFSDPSQQPPSYGGPSVPGSGGPPAGGSGFGRGQNHNVQGFHPYRR; encoded by the exons GAAGCTCTTCGTGGGCGGTCTGGACTGGAGCACGACCCAAG AGACTCTGCGCAGCTACTTTTCCCAATATGGAGAAGTCGTAGACTGTGTTATCATGAAAGATAAAACCACCAACCAGTCTCGAGGGTTTGGGTTTGTCAAATTTAAAGACCCGAACTGTGTGGGGACAGTGCTGGCCAGCAGACCGCACACGCTAGACGGCCGAAAC ATCGACCCCAAGCCATGCACACCCCGGGGGATGCAGCCAGAGAGAACACGGCCAAAGGAAGGATGG AAAGGACCCCGGAGTGATAACAGTAAATCCAATAAGATATTTGTCGGTGGAATTCCTCACAACTGTGGTGAGACAGAGCTCAGGGAATACTTCAAGAAGTTCGGAGTG GTCACGGAGGTGGTCATGATCTATGATGCCGAGAAGCAGAGGCCCCGAG GTTTTGGATTTATTACTTTCGAGGACGAGCAATCAGTGGACCAGGCTGTCAACATGCATTTTCACGACATCATGGGCAAAAAA GTGGAAGTTAAACGGGCTGAGCCTCGGGACAGCAAGAGCCAGCCGCCGGGACAGCCAGGTGCCAGCCAGTGGGGGAGCCGCGTTGTTCCCAGCGCTGCCAATGGCTGGGCAGGCCAGCCCCCGCCCACGTGGCAGCAAGGATATGGCCCGCAAg GAATGTGGGTGCCGGCAGGACAGGCGATCG GTGGCTACGGACCGCCCCCTGCGGGAAGAGGAGCGCCCCCGCCACCCCCACCATTCACCTCCTACATCGTGTCCACCCCTCCCGGAGGCTTCCCCCCTCCCCAGGGTTTCCCTCAGGGCTACGGTGCCCCGCCACAGTTCA GTTTTGGCTACgggcctccacctccaccaccggATCAGTTTGCCCCTCCTGGGGTTCCTCCTCCACCGGCCACTCCCGGGGCAGCGCCTCTGGCCTTCCCTCCACCTCCGTCTCAGGCCGCCCCGGACATGAGCAAGCCCCCGACAGCTCAGCCAGACTTCCCCTACGGTCAGTATG GTTACGGGCAGGACTTGAGTGGCTTTGGACAGGGCTTCTCGGACCCCAGCCAGCAGCCCCCCTCCTACGGGGGCCCCTCCGTGCCAGGGTCAGGGGGCCCCCCCGCCGGTGGCAGCGGCTTTGGACGAGGGCAGAACCACAACGTGCAAGGGTTCCACCCCTACCGACGCTAG
- the DAZAP1 gene encoding DAZ-associated protein 1 isoform X7 has protein sequence MNNSGADEIGKLFVGGLDWSTTQETLRSYFSQYGEVVDCVIMKDKTTNQSRGFGFVKFKDPNCVGTVLASRPHTLDGRNIDPKPCTPRGMQPERTRPKEGWQKGPRSDNSKSNKIFVGGIPHNCGETELREYFKKFGVVTEVVMIYDAEKQRPRGFGFITFEDEQSVDQAVNMHFHDIMGKKVEVKRAEPRDSKSQPPGQPGASQWGSRVVPSAANGWAGQPPPTWQQGYGPQGMWVPAGQAIGGYGPPPAGRGAPPPPPPFTSYIVSTPPGGFPPPQGFPQGYGAPPQFSFGYGPPPPPPDQFAPPGVPPPPATPGAAPLAFPPPPSQAAPDMSKPPTAQPDFPYGQYGLGSYSPDPPGCGPHFVYTLMVRLSSDVA, from the exons GAAGCTCTTCGTGGGCGGTCTGGACTGGAGCACGACCCAAG AGACTCTGCGCAGCTACTTTTCCCAATATGGAGAAGTCGTAGACTGTGTTATCATGAAAGATAAAACCACCAACCAGTCTCGAGGGTTTGGGTTTGTCAAATTTAAAGACCCGAACTGTGTGGGGACAGTGCTGGCCAGCAGACCGCACACGCTAGACGGCCGAAAC ATCGACCCCAAGCCATGCACACCCCGGGGGATGCAGCCAGAGAGAACACGGCCAAAGGAAGGATGG CAGAAAGGACCCCGGAGTGATAACAGTAAATCCAATAAGATATTTGTCGGTGGAATTCCTCACAACTGTGGTGAGACAGAGCTCAGGGAATACTTCAAGAAGTTCGGAGTG GTCACGGAGGTGGTCATGATCTATGATGCCGAGAAGCAGAGGCCCCGAG GTTTTGGATTTATTACTTTCGAGGACGAGCAATCAGTGGACCAGGCTGTCAACATGCATTTTCACGACATCATGGGCAAAAAA GTGGAAGTTAAACGGGCTGAGCCTCGGGACAGCAAGAGCCAGCCGCCGGGACAGCCAGGTGCCAGCCAGTGGGGGAGCCGCGTTGTTCCCAGCGCTGCCAATGGCTGGGCAGGCCAGCCCCCGCCCACGTGGCAGCAAGGATATGGCCCGCAAg GAATGTGGGTGCCGGCAGGACAGGCGATCG GTGGCTACGGACCGCCCCCTGCGGGAAGAGGAGCGCCCCCGCCACCCCCACCATTCACCTCCTACATCGTGTCCACCCCTCCCGGAGGCTTCCCCCCTCCCCAGGGTTTCCCTCAGGGCTACGGTGCCCCGCCACAGTTCA GTTTTGGCTACgggcctccacctccaccaccggATCAGTTTGCCCCTCCTGGGGTTCCTCCTCCACCGGCCACTCCCGGGGCAGCGCCTCTGGCCTTCCCTCCACCTCCGTCTCAGGCCGCCCCGGACATGAGCAAGCCCCCGACAGCTCAGCCAGACTTCCCCTACGGTCAGTATG GCCTGGGTTCCTATTCTCCAGACCCGCCGGGCTGCGGCCCACACTTTGTTTACACTCTTATGGTCAGGCTGAGCAGTGATGTGGCTTAG
- the DAZAP1 gene encoding DAZ-associated protein 1 isoform X2 — MNNSGADEIGKLFVGGLDWSTTQETLRSYFSQYGEVVDCVIMKDKTTNQSRGFGFVKFKDPNCVGTVLASRPHTLDGRNIDPKPCTPRGMQPERTRPKEGWQKGPRSDNSKSNKIFVGGIPHNCGETELREYFKKFGVVTEVVMIYDAEKQRPRGFGFITFEDEQSVDQAVNMHFHDIMGKKVEVKRAEPRDSKSQPPGQPGASQWGSRVVPSAANGWAGQPPPTWQQGYGPQGMWVPAGQAIGGYGPPPAGRGAPPPPPPFTSYIVSTPPGGFPPPQGFPQGYGAPPQFSFGYGPPPPPPDQFAPPGVPPPPATPGAAPLAFPPPPSQAAPDMSKPPTAQPDFPYGQYGYGQDLSGFGQGFSDPSQQPPSYGGPSVPGSGGPPAGGSGFGRGQNHNVQGFHPYRR; from the exons GAAGCTCTTCGTGGGCGGTCTGGACTGGAGCACGACCCAAG AGACTCTGCGCAGCTACTTTTCCCAATATGGAGAAGTCGTAGACTGTGTTATCATGAAAGATAAAACCACCAACCAGTCTCGAGGGTTTGGGTTTGTCAAATTTAAAGACCCGAACTGTGTGGGGACAGTGCTGGCCAGCAGACCGCACACGCTAGACGGCCGAAAC ATCGACCCCAAGCCATGCACACCCCGGGGGATGCAGCCAGAGAGAACACGGCCAAAGGAAGGATGG CAGAAAGGACCCCGGAGTGATAACAGTAAATCCAATAAGATATTTGTCGGTGGAATTCCTCACAACTGTGGTGAGACAGAGCTCAGGGAATACTTCAAGAAGTTCGGAGTG GTCACGGAGGTGGTCATGATCTATGATGCCGAGAAGCAGAGGCCCCGAG GTTTTGGATTTATTACTTTCGAGGACGAGCAATCAGTGGACCAGGCTGTCAACATGCATTTTCACGACATCATGGGCAAAAAA GTGGAAGTTAAACGGGCTGAGCCTCGGGACAGCAAGAGCCAGCCGCCGGGACAGCCAGGTGCCAGCCAGTGGGGGAGCCGCGTTGTTCCCAGCGCTGCCAATGGCTGGGCAGGCCAGCCCCCGCCCACGTGGCAGCAAGGATATGGCCCGCAAg GAATGTGGGTGCCGGCAGGACAGGCGATCG GTGGCTACGGACCGCCCCCTGCGGGAAGAGGAGCGCCCCCGCCACCCCCACCATTCACCTCCTACATCGTGTCCACCCCTCCCGGAGGCTTCCCCCCTCCCCAGGGTTTCCCTCAGGGCTACGGTGCCCCGCCACAGTTCA GTTTTGGCTACgggcctccacctccaccaccggATCAGTTTGCCCCTCCTGGGGTTCCTCCTCCACCGGCCACTCCCGGGGCAGCGCCTCTGGCCTTCCCTCCACCTCCGTCTCAGGCCGCCCCGGACATGAGCAAGCCCCCGACAGCTCAGCCAGACTTCCCCTACGGTCAGTATG GTTACGGGCAGGACTTGAGTGGCTTTGGACAGGGCTTCTCGGACCCCAGCCAGCAGCCCCCCTCCTACGGGGGCCCCTCCGTGCCAGGGTCAGGGGGCCCCCCCGCCGGTGGCAGCGGCTTTGGACGAGGGCAGAACCACAACGTGCAAGGGTTCCACCCCTACCGACGCTAG
- the DAZAP1 gene encoding DAZ-associated protein 1 isoform X5 produces the protein MNNSGADEIGKLFVGGLDWSTTQETLRSYFSQYGEVVDCVIMKDKTTNQSRGFGFVKFKDPNCVGTVLASRPHTLDGRNIDPKPCTPRGMQPERTRPKEGWQKGPRSDNSKSNKIFVGGIPHNCGETELREYFKKFGVVTEVVMIYDAEKQRPRGFGFITFEDEQSVDQAVNMHFHDIMGKKVEVKRAEPRDSKSQPPGQPGASQWGSRVVPSAANGWAGQPPPTWQQGYGPQGMWVPAGQAIGGYGPPPAGRGAPPPPPPFTSYIVSTPPGGFPPPQGFPQGYGAPPQFSFGYGPPPPPPDQFAPPGVPPPPATPGAAPLAFPPPPSQAAPDMSKPPTAQPDFPYGYGQDLSGFGQGFSDPSQQPPSYGGPSVPGSGGPPAGGSGFGRGQNHNVQGFHPYRR, from the exons GAAGCTCTTCGTGGGCGGTCTGGACTGGAGCACGACCCAAG AGACTCTGCGCAGCTACTTTTCCCAATATGGAGAAGTCGTAGACTGTGTTATCATGAAAGATAAAACCACCAACCAGTCTCGAGGGTTTGGGTTTGTCAAATTTAAAGACCCGAACTGTGTGGGGACAGTGCTGGCCAGCAGACCGCACACGCTAGACGGCCGAAAC ATCGACCCCAAGCCATGCACACCCCGGGGGATGCAGCCAGAGAGAACACGGCCAAAGGAAGGATGG CAGAAAGGACCCCGGAGTGATAACAGTAAATCCAATAAGATATTTGTCGGTGGAATTCCTCACAACTGTGGTGAGACAGAGCTCAGGGAATACTTCAAGAAGTTCGGAGTG GTCACGGAGGTGGTCATGATCTATGATGCCGAGAAGCAGAGGCCCCGAG GTTTTGGATTTATTACTTTCGAGGACGAGCAATCAGTGGACCAGGCTGTCAACATGCATTTTCACGACATCATGGGCAAAAAA GTGGAAGTTAAACGGGCTGAGCCTCGGGACAGCAAGAGCCAGCCGCCGGGACAGCCAGGTGCCAGCCAGTGGGGGAGCCGCGTTGTTCCCAGCGCTGCCAATGGCTGGGCAGGCCAGCCCCCGCCCACGTGGCAGCAAGGATATGGCCCGCAAg GAATGTGGGTGCCGGCAGGACAGGCGATCG GTGGCTACGGACCGCCCCCTGCGGGAAGAGGAGCGCCCCCGCCACCCCCACCATTCACCTCCTACATCGTGTCCACCCCTCCCGGAGGCTTCCCCCCTCCCCAGGGTTTCCCTCAGGGCTACGGTGCCCCGCCACAGTTCA GTTTTGGCTACgggcctccacctccaccaccggATCAGTTTGCCCCTCCTGGGGTTCCTCCTCCACCGGCCACTCCCGGGGCAGCGCCTCTGGCCTTCCCTCCACCTCCGTCTCAGGCCGCCCCGGACATGAGCAAGCCCCCGACAGCTCAGCCAGACTTCCCCTACG GTTACGGGCAGGACTTGAGTGGCTTTGGACAGGGCTTCTCGGACCCCAGCCAGCAGCCCCCCTCCTACGGGGGCCCCTCCGTGCCAGGGTCAGGGGGCCCCCCCGCCGGTGGCAGCGGCTTTGGACGAGGGCAGAACCACAACGTGCAAGGGTTCCACCCCTACCGACGCTAG
- the DAZAP1 gene encoding DAZ-associated protein 1 isoform X1 has translation MNNSGADEIGKLFVGGLDWSTTQETLRSYFSQYGEVVDCVIMKDKTTNQSRGFGFVKFKDPNCVGTVLASRPHTLDGRNIDPKPCTPRGMQPERTRPKEGWQKGPRSDNSKSNKIFVGGIPHNCGETELREYFKKFGVVTEVVMIYDAEKQRPRGFGFITFEDEQSVDQAVNMHFHDIMGKKVEVKRAEPRDSKSQPPGQPGASQWGSRVVPSAANGWAGQPPPTWQQGYGPQGMWVPAGQAIGGYGPPPAGRGAPPPPPPFTSYIVSTPPGGFPPPQGFPQGYGAPPQFSFGYGPPPPPPDQFAPPGVPPPPATPGAAPLAFPPPPSQAAPDMSKPPTAQPDFPYGQYAGYGQDLSGFGQGFSDPSQQPPSYGGPSVPGSGGPPAGGSGFGRGQNHNVQGFHPYRR, from the exons GAAGCTCTTCGTGGGCGGTCTGGACTGGAGCACGACCCAAG AGACTCTGCGCAGCTACTTTTCCCAATATGGAGAAGTCGTAGACTGTGTTATCATGAAAGATAAAACCACCAACCAGTCTCGAGGGTTTGGGTTTGTCAAATTTAAAGACCCGAACTGTGTGGGGACAGTGCTGGCCAGCAGACCGCACACGCTAGACGGCCGAAAC ATCGACCCCAAGCCATGCACACCCCGGGGGATGCAGCCAGAGAGAACACGGCCAAAGGAAGGATGG CAGAAAGGACCCCGGAGTGATAACAGTAAATCCAATAAGATATTTGTCGGTGGAATTCCTCACAACTGTGGTGAGACAGAGCTCAGGGAATACTTCAAGAAGTTCGGAGTG GTCACGGAGGTGGTCATGATCTATGATGCCGAGAAGCAGAGGCCCCGAG GTTTTGGATTTATTACTTTCGAGGACGAGCAATCAGTGGACCAGGCTGTCAACATGCATTTTCACGACATCATGGGCAAAAAA GTGGAAGTTAAACGGGCTGAGCCTCGGGACAGCAAGAGCCAGCCGCCGGGACAGCCAGGTGCCAGCCAGTGGGGGAGCCGCGTTGTTCCCAGCGCTGCCAATGGCTGGGCAGGCCAGCCCCCGCCCACGTGGCAGCAAGGATATGGCCCGCAAg GAATGTGGGTGCCGGCAGGACAGGCGATCG GTGGCTACGGACCGCCCCCTGCGGGAAGAGGAGCGCCCCCGCCACCCCCACCATTCACCTCCTACATCGTGTCCACCCCTCCCGGAGGCTTCCCCCCTCCCCAGGGTTTCCCTCAGGGCTACGGTGCCCCGCCACAGTTCA GTTTTGGCTACgggcctccacctccaccaccggATCAGTTTGCCCCTCCTGGGGTTCCTCCTCCACCGGCCACTCCCGGGGCAGCGCCTCTGGCCTTCCCTCCACCTCCGTCTCAGGCCGCCCCGGACATGAGCAAGCCCCCGACAGCTCAGCCAGACTTCCCCTACGGTCAGTATG CAGGTTACGGGCAGGACTTGAGTGGCTTTGGACAGGGCTTCTCGGACCCCAGCCAGCAGCCCCCCTCCTACGGGGGCCCCTCCGTGCCAGGGTCAGGGGGCCCCCCCGCCGGTGGCAGCGGCTTTGGACGAGGGCAGAACCACAACGTGCAAGGGTTCCACCCCTACCGACGCTAG
- the DAZAP1 gene encoding DAZ-associated protein 1 isoform X6, which translates to MNNSGADEIGKLFVGGLDWSTTQETLRSYFSQYGEVVDCVIMKDKTTNQSRGFGFVKFKDPNCVGTVLASRPHTLDGRNIDPKPCTPRGMQPERTRPKEGWKGPRSDNSKSNKIFVGGIPHNCGETELREYFKKFGVVTEVVMIYDAEKQRPRGFGFITFEDEQSVDQAVNMHFHDIMGKKVEVKRAEPRDSKSQPPGQPGASQWGSRVVPSAANGWAGQPPPTWQQGYGPQGMWVPAGQAIGGYGPPPAGRGAPPPPPPFTSYIVSTPPGGFPPPQGFPQGYGAPPQFSFGYGPPPPPPDQFAPPGVPPPPATPGAAPLAFPPPPSQAAPDMSKPPTAQPDFPYGYGQDLSGFGQGFSDPSQQPPSYGGPSVPGSGGPPAGGSGFGRGQNHNVQGFHPYRR; encoded by the exons GAAGCTCTTCGTGGGCGGTCTGGACTGGAGCACGACCCAAG AGACTCTGCGCAGCTACTTTTCCCAATATGGAGAAGTCGTAGACTGTGTTATCATGAAAGATAAAACCACCAACCAGTCTCGAGGGTTTGGGTTTGTCAAATTTAAAGACCCGAACTGTGTGGGGACAGTGCTGGCCAGCAGACCGCACACGCTAGACGGCCGAAAC ATCGACCCCAAGCCATGCACACCCCGGGGGATGCAGCCAGAGAGAACACGGCCAAAGGAAGGATGG AAAGGACCCCGGAGTGATAACAGTAAATCCAATAAGATATTTGTCGGTGGAATTCCTCACAACTGTGGTGAGACAGAGCTCAGGGAATACTTCAAGAAGTTCGGAGTG GTCACGGAGGTGGTCATGATCTATGATGCCGAGAAGCAGAGGCCCCGAG GTTTTGGATTTATTACTTTCGAGGACGAGCAATCAGTGGACCAGGCTGTCAACATGCATTTTCACGACATCATGGGCAAAAAA GTGGAAGTTAAACGGGCTGAGCCTCGGGACAGCAAGAGCCAGCCGCCGGGACAGCCAGGTGCCAGCCAGTGGGGGAGCCGCGTTGTTCCCAGCGCTGCCAATGGCTGGGCAGGCCAGCCCCCGCCCACGTGGCAGCAAGGATATGGCCCGCAAg GAATGTGGGTGCCGGCAGGACAGGCGATCG GTGGCTACGGACCGCCCCCTGCGGGAAGAGGAGCGCCCCCGCCACCCCCACCATTCACCTCCTACATCGTGTCCACCCCTCCCGGAGGCTTCCCCCCTCCCCAGGGTTTCCCTCAGGGCTACGGTGCCCCGCCACAGTTCA GTTTTGGCTACgggcctccacctccaccaccggATCAGTTTGCCCCTCCTGGGGTTCCTCCTCCACCGGCCACTCCCGGGGCAGCGCCTCTGGCCTTCCCTCCACCTCCGTCTCAGGCCGCCCCGGACATGAGCAAGCCCCCGACAGCTCAGCCAGACTTCCCCTACG GTTACGGGCAGGACTTGAGTGGCTTTGGACAGGGCTTCTCGGACCCCAGCCAGCAGCCCCCCTCCTACGGGGGCCCCTCCGTGCCAGGGTCAGGGGGCCCCCCCGCCGGTGGCAGCGGCTTTGGACGAGGGCAGAACCACAACGTGCAAGGGTTCCACCCCTACCGACGCTAG
- the DAZAP1 gene encoding DAZ-associated protein 1 isoform X8, producing the protein MNNSGADEIGKLFVGGLDWSTTQETLRSYFSQYGEVVDCVIMKDKTTNQSRGFGFVKFKDPNCVGTVLASRPHTLDGRNIDPKPCTPRGMQPERTRPKEGWKGPRSDNSKSNKIFVGGIPHNCGETELREYFKKFGVVTEVVMIYDAEKQRPRGFGFITFEDEQSVDQAVNMHFHDIMGKKVEVKRAEPRDSKSQPPGQPGASQWGSRVVPSAANGWAGQPPPTWQQGYGPQGMWVPAGQAIGGYGPPPAGRGAPPPPPPFTSYIVSTPPGGFPPPQGFPQGYGAPPQFSFGYGPPPPPPDQFAPPGVPPPPATPGAAPLAFPPPPSQAAPDMSKPPTAQPDFPYGQYGLGSYSPDPPGCGPHFVYTLMVRLSSDVA; encoded by the exons GAAGCTCTTCGTGGGCGGTCTGGACTGGAGCACGACCCAAG AGACTCTGCGCAGCTACTTTTCCCAATATGGAGAAGTCGTAGACTGTGTTATCATGAAAGATAAAACCACCAACCAGTCTCGAGGGTTTGGGTTTGTCAAATTTAAAGACCCGAACTGTGTGGGGACAGTGCTGGCCAGCAGACCGCACACGCTAGACGGCCGAAAC ATCGACCCCAAGCCATGCACACCCCGGGGGATGCAGCCAGAGAGAACACGGCCAAAGGAAGGATGG AAAGGACCCCGGAGTGATAACAGTAAATCCAATAAGATATTTGTCGGTGGAATTCCTCACAACTGTGGTGAGACAGAGCTCAGGGAATACTTCAAGAAGTTCGGAGTG GTCACGGAGGTGGTCATGATCTATGATGCCGAGAAGCAGAGGCCCCGAG GTTTTGGATTTATTACTTTCGAGGACGAGCAATCAGTGGACCAGGCTGTCAACATGCATTTTCACGACATCATGGGCAAAAAA GTGGAAGTTAAACGGGCTGAGCCTCGGGACAGCAAGAGCCAGCCGCCGGGACAGCCAGGTGCCAGCCAGTGGGGGAGCCGCGTTGTTCCCAGCGCTGCCAATGGCTGGGCAGGCCAGCCCCCGCCCACGTGGCAGCAAGGATATGGCCCGCAAg GAATGTGGGTGCCGGCAGGACAGGCGATCG GTGGCTACGGACCGCCCCCTGCGGGAAGAGGAGCGCCCCCGCCACCCCCACCATTCACCTCCTACATCGTGTCCACCCCTCCCGGAGGCTTCCCCCCTCCCCAGGGTTTCCCTCAGGGCTACGGTGCCCCGCCACAGTTCA GTTTTGGCTACgggcctccacctccaccaccggATCAGTTTGCCCCTCCTGGGGTTCCTCCTCCACCGGCCACTCCCGGGGCAGCGCCTCTGGCCTTCCCTCCACCTCCGTCTCAGGCCGCCCCGGACATGAGCAAGCCCCCGACAGCTCAGCCAGACTTCCCCTACGGTCAGTATG GCCTGGGTTCCTATTCTCCAGACCCGCCGGGCTGCGGCCCACACTTTGTTTACACTCTTATGGTCAGGCTGAGCAGTGATGTGGCTTAG
- the DAZAP1 gene encoding DAZ-associated protein 1 isoform X3 translates to MNNSGADEIGKLFVGGLDWSTTQETLRSYFSQYGEVVDCVIMKDKTTNQSRGFGFVKFKDPNCVGTVLASRPHTLDGRNIDPKPCTPRGMQPERTRPKEGWKGPRSDNSKSNKIFVGGIPHNCGETELREYFKKFGVVTEVVMIYDAEKQRPRGFGFITFEDEQSVDQAVNMHFHDIMGKKVEVKRAEPRDSKSQPPGQPGASQWGSRVVPSAANGWAGQPPPTWQQGYGPQGMWVPAGQAIGGYGPPPAGRGAPPPPPPFTSYIVSTPPGGFPPPQGFPQGYGAPPQFSFGYGPPPPPPDQFAPPGVPPPPATPGAAPLAFPPPPSQAAPDMSKPPTAQPDFPYGQYAGYGQDLSGFGQGFSDPSQQPPSYGGPSVPGSGGPPAGGSGFGRGQNHNVQGFHPYRR, encoded by the exons GAAGCTCTTCGTGGGCGGTCTGGACTGGAGCACGACCCAAG AGACTCTGCGCAGCTACTTTTCCCAATATGGAGAAGTCGTAGACTGTGTTATCATGAAAGATAAAACCACCAACCAGTCTCGAGGGTTTGGGTTTGTCAAATTTAAAGACCCGAACTGTGTGGGGACAGTGCTGGCCAGCAGACCGCACACGCTAGACGGCCGAAAC ATCGACCCCAAGCCATGCACACCCCGGGGGATGCAGCCAGAGAGAACACGGCCAAAGGAAGGATGG AAAGGACCCCGGAGTGATAACAGTAAATCCAATAAGATATTTGTCGGTGGAATTCCTCACAACTGTGGTGAGACAGAGCTCAGGGAATACTTCAAGAAGTTCGGAGTG GTCACGGAGGTGGTCATGATCTATGATGCCGAGAAGCAGAGGCCCCGAG GTTTTGGATTTATTACTTTCGAGGACGAGCAATCAGTGGACCAGGCTGTCAACATGCATTTTCACGACATCATGGGCAAAAAA GTGGAAGTTAAACGGGCTGAGCCTCGGGACAGCAAGAGCCAGCCGCCGGGACAGCCAGGTGCCAGCCAGTGGGGGAGCCGCGTTGTTCCCAGCGCTGCCAATGGCTGGGCAGGCCAGCCCCCGCCCACGTGGCAGCAAGGATATGGCCCGCAAg GAATGTGGGTGCCGGCAGGACAGGCGATCG GTGGCTACGGACCGCCCCCTGCGGGAAGAGGAGCGCCCCCGCCACCCCCACCATTCACCTCCTACATCGTGTCCACCCCTCCCGGAGGCTTCCCCCCTCCCCAGGGTTTCCCTCAGGGCTACGGTGCCCCGCCACAGTTCA GTTTTGGCTACgggcctccacctccaccaccggATCAGTTTGCCCCTCCTGGGGTTCCTCCTCCACCGGCCACTCCCGGGGCAGCGCCTCTGGCCTTCCCTCCACCTCCGTCTCAGGCCGCCCCGGACATGAGCAAGCCCCCGACAGCTCAGCCAGACTTCCCCTACGGTCAGTATG CAGGTTACGGGCAGGACTTGAGTGGCTTTGGACAGGGCTTCTCGGACCCCAGCCAGCAGCCCCCCTCCTACGGGGGCCCCTCCGTGCCAGGGTCAGGGGGCCCCCCCGCCGGTGGCAGCGGCTTTGGACGAGGGCAGAACCACAACGTGCAAGGGTTCCACCCCTACCGACGCTAG
- the DAZAP1 gene encoding DAZ-associated protein 1 isoform X13, with the protein MKDKTTNQSRGFGFVKFKDPNCVGTVLASRPHTLDGRNIDPKPCTPRGMQPERTRPKEGWQKGPRSDNSKSNKIFVGGIPHNCGETELREYFKKFGVVTEVVMIYDAEKQRPRGFGFITFEDEQSVDQAVNMHFHDIMGKKVEVKRAEPRDSKSQPPGQPGASQWGSRVVPSAANGWAGQPPPTWQQGYGPQGMWVPAGQAIGGYGPPPAGRGAPPPPPPFTSYIVSTPPGGFPPPQGFPQGYGAPPQFSFGYGPPPPPPDQFAPPGVPPPPATPGAAPLAFPPPPSQAAPDMSKPPTAQPDFPYGQYGLGSYSPDPPGCGPHFVYTLMVRLSSDVA; encoded by the exons ATGAAAGATAAAACCACCAACCAGTCTCGAGGGTTTGGGTTTGTCAAATTTAAAGACCCGAACTGTGTGGGGACAGTGCTGGCCAGCAGACCGCACACGCTAGACGGCCGAAAC ATCGACCCCAAGCCATGCACACCCCGGGGGATGCAGCCAGAGAGAACACGGCCAAAGGAAGGATGG CAGAAAGGACCCCGGAGTGATAACAGTAAATCCAATAAGATATTTGTCGGTGGAATTCCTCACAACTGTGGTGAGACAGAGCTCAGGGAATACTTCAAGAAGTTCGGAGTG GTCACGGAGGTGGTCATGATCTATGATGCCGAGAAGCAGAGGCCCCGAG GTTTTGGATTTATTACTTTCGAGGACGAGCAATCAGTGGACCAGGCTGTCAACATGCATTTTCACGACATCATGGGCAAAAAA GTGGAAGTTAAACGGGCTGAGCCTCGGGACAGCAAGAGCCAGCCGCCGGGACAGCCAGGTGCCAGCCAGTGGGGGAGCCGCGTTGTTCCCAGCGCTGCCAATGGCTGGGCAGGCCAGCCCCCGCCCACGTGGCAGCAAGGATATGGCCCGCAAg GAATGTGGGTGCCGGCAGGACAGGCGATCG GTGGCTACGGACCGCCCCCTGCGGGAAGAGGAGCGCCCCCGCCACCCCCACCATTCACCTCCTACATCGTGTCCACCCCTCCCGGAGGCTTCCCCCCTCCCCAGGGTTTCCCTCAGGGCTACGGTGCCCCGCCACAGTTCA GTTTTGGCTACgggcctccacctccaccaccggATCAGTTTGCCCCTCCTGGGGTTCCTCCTCCACCGGCCACTCCCGGGGCAGCGCCTCTGGCCTTCCCTCCACCTCCGTCTCAGGCCGCCCCGGACATGAGCAAGCCCCCGACAGCTCAGCCAGACTTCCCCTACGGTCAGTATG GCCTGGGTTCCTATTCTCCAGACCCGCCGGGCTGCGGCCCACACTTTGTTTACACTCTTATGGTCAGGCTGAGCAGTGATGTGGCTTAG